A stretch of DNA from Thermoplasmatales archaeon:
GTGCCTTTATACAGGGAAAAATATAGGGGAATTGATATAAATTCAATAAATCTTGAAAATATTTCTTCTTTGCCAATACTTAAAAAAGATGATATAAGAAAAAATTTTGATAAAATTATTCCTCAAAAAGGCAAAAAATACAGCATTGTAAGCACATCTGGCTCAACAGGAAAGCCAGTTAGCATTTATGTTGATTTTTATACAATAATAAAGGCATTGATGGGCTTTTTAAGAGAGCTAAGAGAATATGATATAAACTGGATGAAAGACAGGATGAGTGTTATAGTTGATTTAACTTCTGGAAGTGCTGAAGAAGCTTATTTAAGAAGGACCGCAATTCCAAACTTAAAGCCTTTCTTTTCCCTTAATAATCTTCAAATTCTTCATGTGGGAGAGGATGTTGAAAAAATGGCTGAAAAAATAGAGAAATTTAATCCAAAATTTCTTGGAGGTTATCCAGGTAGCTTAAGGGCTCTTGCAATAATTAAAAGGAAAAAGAACTTAAGGATAGAGCCAGAAGTTATGGCATCATCTGGAGCAGTTCTTGATGAATATACAAAAAAATACATTGAAGATACATTCAATGCAAGGGTATATGATGTTTATGGCTCAACAGAAGCAGGGCCAGTTGCTTATGAATGCAAAAGAGGAAATTATCATCTACACTATGACATG
This window harbors:
- a CDS encoding phenylacetate--CoA ligase family protein, with amino-acid sequence VPLYREKYRGIDINSINLENISSLPILKKDDIRKNFDKIIPQKGKKYSIVSTSGSTGKPVSIYVDFYTIIKALMGFLRELREYDINWMKDRMSVIVDLTSGSAEEAYLRRTAIPNLKPFFSLNNLQILHVGEDVEKMAEKIEKFNPKFLGGYPGSLRALAIIKRKKNLRIEPEVMASSGAVLDEYTKKYIEDTFNARVYDVYGSTEAGPVAYECKRGNYHLHYDMVHVEVVDENDEPTDKTGRIVVTKLYGNATPIIRYDGLNDFITPIKNKCGCGINSPVIARIEGRKADSIVLPSGKIIPPFTITGIPAKVM